The Prosthecobacter algae genome includes a window with the following:
- a CDS encoding tetratricopeptide repeat protein, translating into MSRSRRRLRVCLLGLLTPLFGEGSTGREQADLSFPALTSPPALHLQREGERVAEALAHYTSALQFENSGKLREALDHYLAALAVDPANPDLAMHTAELAYSFKGRKEALAILQKAVQDSPDIPAPYLNLARFCATYAPDDPFENDRARQTLETALQKFPQKAEVYGFAAITYLTQGLRKDAIAILDKALRLEMPDPAFWLTLGRTAQQIWPLAQSEMREEHVARVNAFYAKALRHAPGVKHESVQLEVAQYYLLSNQLPEARDLCEKMVAQNGHLPARKLLHRLYDAFGEKDKALAQLIEIVKADPKDVEQRRQLASAYESRDDFAKAVPHLEAAIQIGGGEGEDYLYLGELLLRAQLFDKVIQLSQRSVKLFPDQAMFYVQAALAQRSLQRWDKAIEAFESADKMAESGQGELINHRFYFQYGITLERGGRPDDAGRIFEKSITLTPKDEAESAANTMNYLGYMWLELDRHLDKAGELIRKANELEPDNAAYVDSLGWWYFKKGDYPNAVKELQRAISLLAELQPDDAEIIEHLGQVYLKMDDLEKAREQFEKARALQPTDPRVQKRLLEGLKKTGVAP; encoded by the coding sequence ATGTCCCGTAGCCGCCGCCGACTTCGAGTCTGCCTGCTCGGTCTGCTGACCCCGCTCTTCGGAGAGGGGAGCACAGGCCGCGAGCAGGCAGACTTGTCTTTCCCAGCCCTCACCAGCCCTCCAGCGCTGCACCTGCAGCGGGAAGGTGAGCGCGTGGCCGAGGCCCTGGCCCATTACACCAGCGCCCTCCAGTTTGAAAACTCCGGCAAGCTCCGCGAGGCGCTGGATCATTACCTGGCCGCCCTGGCCGTGGACCCCGCCAATCCGGACCTGGCCATGCACACGGCCGAGCTGGCCTACAGCTTCAAAGGCCGCAAGGAGGCCCTGGCCATTTTGCAAAAAGCCGTGCAGGACAGCCCGGACATCCCGGCGCCTTACCTGAACCTGGCCCGCTTTTGCGCCACCTACGCCCCGGACGATCCTTTTGAAAACGACCGCGCCCGGCAGACGCTGGAGACCGCCCTGCAAAAGTTCCCGCAAAAGGCCGAGGTTTATGGTTTCGCCGCCATCACCTACCTCACCCAGGGCCTTCGCAAGGATGCCATCGCCATCCTGGACAAAGCTCTCCGTCTGGAGATGCCCGACCCCGCCTTTTGGCTGACCCTGGGCCGCACCGCCCAGCAAATTTGGCCGCTGGCCCAGAGCGAAATGCGTGAGGAGCACGTGGCCCGGGTGAATGCCTTTTATGCCAAGGCCCTGCGCCACGCCCCCGGTGTGAAGCATGAGTCCGTGCAGCTCGAGGTCGCCCAATATTATCTGCTCAGCAATCAGCTCCCGGAAGCACGGGACCTGTGCGAAAAAATGGTGGCCCAAAATGGCCACCTGCCCGCACGCAAGCTCCTACATCGCCTCTACGATGCCTTTGGTGAAAAGGACAAGGCCCTGGCTCAACTGATCGAAATCGTGAAGGCCGATCCCAAGGATGTCGAGCAACGCCGCCAATTGGCCAGCGCCTATGAATCGCGCGACGATTTTGCCAAGGCCGTCCCTCATCTGGAGGCTGCCATCCAGATCGGCGGCGGGGAGGGGGAGGACTATCTGTACCTGGGCGAGCTGCTGCTGCGGGCTCAGCTTTTTGACAAGGTCATCCAGCTCAGCCAGCGCAGCGTGAAGCTGTTTCCAGACCAGGCCATGTTTTACGTCCAGGCCGCCCTGGCCCAGCGGTCACTCCAGCGCTGGGACAAAGCCATCGAGGCTTTTGAATCCGCCGACAAGATGGCCGAAAGCGGGCAGGGGGAGCTCATCAACCACCGCTTTTACTTCCAGTACGGCATCACCCTGGAACGCGGCGGCCGCCCGGATGACGCGGGCCGGATCTTTGAAAAATCCATCACCCTCACCCCGAAGGACGAGGCGGAATCTGCCGCCAACACGATGAACTACCTCGGCTACATGTGGTTGGAGCTCGACCGCCACCTGGACAAGGCCGGCGAGCTCATCCGCAAAGCCAACGAGCTGGAGCCGGACAACGCCGCCTATGTGGACAGCCTGGGCTGGTGGTATTTCAAAAAAGGTGACTATCCGAATGCGGTCAAAGAACTCCAGCGCGCCATCTCCCTCCTGGCGGAACTGCAGCCGGACGATGCCGAAATCATCGAGCATCTGGGCCAGGTTTACCTGAAAATGGACGACCTGGAAAAGGCCCGCGAGCAGTTTGAAAAAGCCCGCGCCCTCCAGCCCACCGATCCCCGCGTGCAAAAGCGCCTCCTCGAAGGCCTGAAGAAAACCGGCGTCGCCCCCTGA
- a CDS encoding DUF2237 domain-containing protein — protein sequence MPTNVLGQDLQCCCRQPMTGFYRDGYCRTGAGDVGLHTVCVQVTEEFLKFSRERGNDLSSPAPQWDFPGLKPGDRWCLCVTRWQEAFDAGVAPKVCLEATHSSAIEWVNLEDLQAHALAAEE from the coding sequence ATGCCTACCAACGTCCTCGGCCAAGACCTCCAATGCTGCTGCCGCCAGCCCATGACCGGCTTTTACCGCGATGGCTACTGCCGCACAGGCGCGGGGGATGTGGGCCTGCACACCGTCTGCGTGCAGGTGACGGAAGAGTTTTTGAAGTTCTCCCGGGAGCGCGGCAATGACCTCAGCTCCCCGGCCCCGCAATGGGACTTCCCCGGCCTGAAACCCGGCGACCGCTGGTGCCTGTGCGTGACCCGCTGGCAAGAGGCCTTTGATGCCGGGGTGGCCCCAAAAGTCTGCCTGGAGGCCACGCATTCCTCCGCCATCGAGTGGGTGAACCTGGAAGACCTGCAGGCCCATGCCCTGGCTGCGGAGGAATAG
- a CDS encoding zinc-dependent metalloprotease, with protein MRLLSLSLVCLTGLVFAAEPAPKPAPPTPVPGKPEPKPDPKPDPKPDPKPEPEKKPEPEKKPEEPAKPTPPPTAAVPVKKKTLAEVTKGHHHVTGLFEFYLDREKGTLHLYVKKDQIGPEFIYFNQTMDGVVQAGHNRGQYGSERIFRIGRTFDRIEFIAENTAFYFDPQSPLARAAKANTSHAILSSEPVVAEDANGYLISATNLFLRESLLMVKYPSSGDSSKAVLGRLSETKTKLNRINGYQDNTAIQVEYVYENTSPSWANDGKMTADEITDPRYVSIRVQHNLIRMPVNDFKPRFDDARIGYFSTQVTDMTSMEPTPFRDVIHRWNLVKQKPGTALSEPVQPIVFWIENTTPVELRDLIREATLRWNQAFETAGFKDAIVVKQQPDNATWDAGDINYNVLRWTSSPNPPFGGYGPSFVNPRTGQILGADIMLEFSFLTNRLRSQRVFTELGLATPEDKEAPTFQGKDPHLCQDGQFAQQGLLFGSAALRLRGASDTEMKDLTREALIKLILHEVGHTLGLNHNFRASHLYDANEIHKKEITSKTGLTGSVMDYMPANIAPQGVPQGEYYITKPGPYDHWAIDYGYSESLEDPSEEHKRLQKIASRSHQPELAFGNDADDMRRVGKGIDPRAMIYDMSGDPITYGIQRCDLVKARLADLLTKEPRKGESWQSLTQAYVTLTRESADALVSMSRYVGGVYVERAFVGQAPDKKPYTPVEKAKQEAALDALAKYAFAPDAWNVPADLVAHLQQQRRGFNFRKEDEDPRLHDRVGLLQKSLLDHLLHTDTQRRILDSALYGNELPLTQVMDRLTDAIFLNDPATGPGSLRQALQSEYVDRLLRIVNYGAYQPAAQAVAYAEIEDIRRRLEAAPFTAAPAHAAFLRYKIKRGLDE; from the coding sequence ATGCGCCTGCTTTCGCTCTCCCTAGTCTGCCTGACGGGTCTCGTCTTTGCTGCTGAACCGGCCCCGAAGCCGGCACCGCCCACACCTGTCCCGGGCAAACCGGAACCCAAACCCGATCCGAAGCCGGACCCCAAACCGGACCCGAAACCGGAGCCGGAGAAGAAGCCTGAGCCTGAAAAGAAACCGGAGGAGCCCGCAAAGCCCACCCCGCCCCCTACGGCTGCGGTGCCGGTGAAGAAAAAGACCCTGGCGGAAGTCACCAAGGGCCATCATCATGTGACGGGCCTGTTTGAGTTCTACCTGGACCGGGAAAAGGGCACCCTGCACCTGTATGTGAAGAAGGACCAGATCGGGCCGGAGTTCATCTACTTCAACCAGACAATGGATGGGGTGGTCCAGGCCGGGCACAACCGCGGCCAGTATGGCAGCGAGCGCATCTTCCGCATTGGCCGCACCTTTGACCGCATCGAGTTCATCGCCGAAAACACCGCGTTTTATTTTGATCCGCAGAGCCCCCTGGCCCGCGCAGCCAAGGCCAACACCTCCCACGCCATCCTTTCCAGCGAGCCGGTGGTGGCCGAGGATGCGAACGGTTACCTCATCTCCGCCACGAACCTGTTTCTGCGCGAGAGCCTGCTGATGGTGAAGTACCCCTCCAGCGGCGATTCCAGCAAGGCGGTGCTGGGCAGGCTTTCTGAAACCAAGACGAAGCTGAACCGCATCAATGGTTATCAGGACAACACGGCCATCCAGGTGGAGTACGTTTATGAAAACACCTCCCCTTCCTGGGCCAATGACGGCAAGATGACGGCGGATGAAATCACGGACCCGCGCTATGTGAGCATCCGGGTGCAGCACAATCTCATCCGCATGCCGGTGAATGATTTCAAACCGCGCTTTGATGATGCACGCATCGGCTATTTCAGCACCCAGGTGACAGACATGACCAGCATGGAGCCCACGCCCTTCCGCGATGTCATCCACCGCTGGAACCTGGTGAAACAAAAGCCCGGCACCGCGCTGAGCGAACCTGTGCAGCCCATCGTCTTCTGGATCGAAAACACCACGCCTGTGGAATTGCGCGACCTCATCCGCGAGGCGACGCTGCGCTGGAACCAAGCGTTTGAAACGGCAGGTTTCAAGGACGCCATCGTGGTGAAGCAACAGCCTGACAACGCCACCTGGGATGCGGGCGACATCAACTACAACGTGCTGCGCTGGACCTCTTCCCCCAATCCTCCCTTTGGCGGTTACGGCCCCAGCTTTGTGAACCCGCGCACCGGGCAGATCCTGGGTGCGGACATCATGCTGGAGTTCAGCTTCCTGACCAACCGCCTGCGCAGCCAGCGCGTGTTCACGGAGCTGGGGCTGGCCACGCCGGAAGACAAGGAGGCACCGACCTTCCAGGGCAAAGATCCCCACCTGTGCCAGGACGGCCAGTTTGCCCAGCAGGGGCTGCTGTTTGGCAGTGCGGCGCTGCGCCTGCGCGGGGCCAGTGACACGGAGATGAAGGACCTGACCCGCGAGGCCCTCATCAAGCTCATCCTCCATGAGGTGGGCCACACTCTGGGGCTGAACCACAACTTCCGCGCCAGCCATCTTTATGATGCGAATGAAATCCACAAAAAGGAGATCACCTCCAAGACCGGACTGACGGGATCCGTCATGGACTACATGCCGGCGAACATCGCGCCGCAGGGCGTGCCGCAGGGGGAATACTACATCACCAAACCCGGCCCGTATGACCACTGGGCCATTGATTATGGCTACAGCGAATCGCTGGAAGATCCGTCGGAAGAACACAAGCGGCTGCAGAAAATCGCCTCCCGCTCCCACCAGCCGGAGCTCGCCTTTGGCAATGATGCGGATGACATGCGCCGGGTGGGCAAGGGTATCGATCCCCGCGCCATGATCTATGACATGAGCGGCGACCCGATCACCTACGGTATCCAGCGTTGTGATCTGGTGAAGGCGCGGCTGGCGGATCTGCTGACCAAGGAGCCCCGCAAGGGCGAAAGCTGGCAGAGCCTGACCCAGGCCTATGTGACCCTGACGCGGGAATCGGCGGATGCGCTCGTCTCCATGTCACGCTATGTCGGCGGGGTGTATGTGGAGCGCGCCTTTGTGGGGCAGGCCCCGGACAAGAAGCCCTACACACCTGTGGAAAAGGCCAAGCAAGAAGCTGCACTGGACGCCCTGGCGAAATACGCCTTTGCCCCAGATGCCTGGAATGTGCCGGCGGATCTGGTGGCCCACCTCCAGCAGCAGCGGCGCGGCTTTAACTTCCGCAAGGAAGATGAGGACCCCCGTCTGCATGACCGCGTGGGCCTTTTGCAGAAGTCTTTGTTAGACCACCTGCTGCACACCGATACCCAGCGCCGCATCCTGGACAGCGCCCTTTACGGCAATGAGCTGCCCCTGACCCAGGTGATGGACCGCCTGACGGACGCCATCTTTCTCAATGATCCCGCCACCGGCCCCGGCAGCCTGCGGCAGGCCCTGCAGAGCGAGTATGTGGACCGCCTGCTGCGCATCGTGAACTATGGGGCTTACCAGCCTGCCGCCCAGGCCGTGGCCTATGCGGAGATCGAGGACATCCGCCGCCGCCTGGAGGCCGCGCCCTTCACGGCTGCGCCTGCCCACGCCGCCTTCCTGCGCTACAAGATCAAACGTGGCCTGGACGAGTAA
- a CDS encoding phosphoribosylanthranilate isomerase, giving the protein MFPEATSTPAVKICGITQEQQARDIISLGADALGINFWPKSKRYLPVGEAALWLPSLHADTCLIAVMVNPERELLDQLTQEALVHILQLHGDESPAEVARLLETGAHVIKALQVKNRESLAQIGEYPCETILLDAYNPGLYGGAGETFPWELAVIAQHEFPEKKIILSGGLTPANVREAVQQTRPAGVDVASGVESAPGIKDLALVAEFIEQARLG; this is encoded by the coding sequence ATGTTCCCTGAAGCCACTTCCACGCCCGCCGTCAAAATCTGCGGCATCACCCAGGAACAGCAGGCCCGCGACATCATCAGCCTGGGGGCCGATGCTCTGGGGATCAATTTTTGGCCGAAATCCAAGCGCTATCTCCCCGTGGGCGAGGCCGCCCTGTGGCTGCCCTCCCTCCATGCAGACACCTGCCTCATCGCGGTGATGGTGAATCCTGAGCGCGAACTGCTGGACCAACTGACCCAGGAGGCGCTGGTGCACATCCTGCAACTGCACGGGGACGAATCCCCCGCCGAGGTGGCGCGCCTGCTGGAGACGGGGGCCCACGTCATCAAGGCCCTGCAGGTGAAAAATCGGGAATCCCTGGCCCAGATCGGCGAGTATCCCTGCGAAACGATTTTGCTGGATGCCTACAATCCGGGCCTTTATGGCGGCGCGGGGGAAACTTTTCCCTGGGAGCTGGCCGTGATCGCCCAGCACGAGTTCCCGGAGAAGAAGATCATCCTTTCCGGAGGCCTCACCCCCGCCAATGTGCGTGAGGCCGTGCAGCAAACCCGACCCGCCGGGGTGGATGTGGCCAGCGGCGTGGAGTCCGCCCCCGGCATCAAAGACCTGGCACTGGTGGCCGAGTTCATCGAACAGGCGCGGTTGGGCTGA
- a CDS encoding response regulator — MESSLPTASAPLRVLLAEESLPFRRLIREALVSFRGCQVDETPSAERAFEMALSRPYQLFIFALTLPDMSGILLDSLLSRAYPLAHPGSHTAPPVIFMVRGEDSATHPNLTRSARVRGVLPYPPKLDLLLSLTTGLLPDTLPPLPPILSPPAPPPNVP, encoded by the coding sequence ATGGAAAGTTCTTTACCCACGGCTTCTGCCCCGCTGCGCGTCCTGCTGGCGGAGGAGAGCCTGCCATTTCGCCGTTTGATCCGGGAAGCGCTGGTGTCCTTTCGCGGTTGTCAGGTAGATGAGACCCCCTCGGCCGAACGGGCCTTCGAGATGGCGCTGAGCCGGCCTTACCAGCTTTTTATCTTCGCCCTGACACTGCCGGACATGAGCGGCATCCTGCTGGACAGCCTGCTCAGCCGGGCCTATCCGCTGGCCCATCCCGGCAGCCACACCGCCCCACCGGTGATCTTCATGGTGCGCGGGGAGGACAGTGCCACGCACCCGAATTTGACACGAAGTGCACGCGTTCGCGGTGTGCTGCCGTATCCTCCCAAGCTGGATTTGCTGCTGTCCCTGACGACGGGCCTGCTGCCAGACACGCTGCCGCCCCTGCCCCCTATTCTCAGCCCCCCTGCCCCGCCCCCGAATGTTCCCTGA